A portion of the Phycodurus eques isolate BA_2022a chromosome 3, UOR_Pequ_1.1, whole genome shotgun sequence genome contains these proteins:
- the inpp5e gene encoding phosphatidylinositol polyphosphate 5-phosphatase type IV isoform X1: protein MTENGVDGARPANNIPATVASDGRPPNAPSAERKMCKEFNNALKLQQAARNAAGDSPYQPRPPSLPSKWKARKMPQESVRARRLRSSQESLSDPVGSSTDSLKDVGSPTSEPNVATPEAFRKRGGSLSEFDRSPLSSAAEPRRDLPEHRLRASRLRLSPVQPVSAPLPALQHNFVSAALRAANRIDKDCSDYVARRSAERLLLHRNLSESDAGSDSVSVNSMRSTSSVLSPIKPQEVRNRSFLEGGGLGSGALLGVEELKRYFPDRRLGIYVVTWNMQGEKGLPSNLDDLLLPTDSEFAQDFYIIGVQEGCPDRREWETRLQESLGPHYVMLYAASHGVLHLSAFIRRDLIWFCSEVEHATVTTRIISQIKTKGAVAVAFTFFGTSFLFITSHFTSGDAKVYERILDYNKIVEALALPKGLPDTNPYRSTSSDVTTRFDQVFWFGDFNFRLGHERASVDSIIKRASGDDMDALMEHDQLSKEMKDGSIFKGFQEAGIHFLPTYKFDIGSDVYDTSAKQRTPSYTDRILFRTRYADDIHVLKYSSCSSIKTSDHRPVIGIYHVKLKAGRDTIPLGAGQFDRSLYLEGIKRRISRELKMREAMKNQSSVCVIS, encoded by the exons ATGACGGAGAACGGAGTGGACGGCGCGAGGCCGGCCAACAACATCCCGGCGACGGTCGCCAGTGACGGCAGACCTCCCAATGCCCCCTCGGCGGAGCGCAAAATGTGCAAGGAGTTCAACAACGCCCTCAAACTGCAGCAGGCTGCGCGGAACGCGGCCGGGGACAGCCCGTACCAGCCTCGGCCGCCCTCGCTGCCCAGCAAGTGGAAGGCCAGGAAGATGCCGCAGGAGAGCGTCCGAGCCCGGAGGCTGAGATCCAGCCAGGAGAGTCTGAGCGACCCGGTGGGCTCGTCCACGGACTCCCTCAAGGACGTGGGCTCCCCCACGAGCGAGCCCAACGTGGCGACCCCCGAGGCGTTCCGGAAGCGAGGCGGCAGCCTGTCCGAGTTCGACCGCAGCCCGCTGAGCTCGGCCGCCGAGCCGCGGCGCGACCTCCCGGAGCACCGGCTGCGGGCCTCCAGGTTGCGCCTGTCGCCGGTGCAGCCCGTCTCGGCACCGCTGCCCGCCCTTCAGCACAACTTCGTGTCGGCCGCTCTGAGGGCCGCTAATCGGATTGACAAAGATTGCTCGGATTACGTCGCCAGGAGGAGCGCCGAGAGGCTGCTGCTGCACAGGAACCTGAGCGAAAGCGACGCCGGCTCGGATAGCGTGTCCGTCAACTCCATGAGATCCACCAGCAGCGTGCTGAGTCCCATCAAACCTCAGGAAGTTCGGAACAG GAGTTTTCTGGAGGGAGGAGGACTGGGCAGCGGCGCCCTGCTGGGGGTGGAGGAGCTCAAGCGCTACTTCCCGGACCGCAGGCTGGGCATATATGTGGTCACCTGGAACATGCAGGGGGAGAAG GGCCTCCCGTCCAATCTCGACGACCTCCTCCTTCCGACCGACTCAGAATTTGCGCAAGACTTTTACATTATCGGAGTGCAGGAAGGATGTCCTGACAG GAGGGAGTGGGAGACACGCCTCCAGGAGTCTCTGGGTCCACACTACGTGATGCTGTACGCGGCGTCCCACGGCGTCCTGCACCTCAGCGCCTTCATCCGCAGGGACCTGATCTGGTTCTGCTCCGAAGTGGAGCACGCCACCGTCACCACCAGGATCATCTCGCAGATCAAAACCAAAGGGGCAGTGGCTGTGGCCTTCACCTTCTTCGGCACGTCCTTCCTCTTCATCACATCACACTTCACCT CCGGAGATGCCAAAGTGTACGAGAGGATCTTGGACTACAACAAGATCGTGGAGGCGTTGGCACTTCCCAAGGGACTCCCGGATACCAACCCATACCGATCCACGTCAT CTGACGTCACCACGAGATTCGACCAGGTGTTCTGGTTCGGGGACTTCAACTTCCGTCTAGGTCACGAGCGGGCCAGCGTGGACAGTATCATCAAGCGTGCGTCCGGGGACGACATGGACGCCCTGATGGAACACGACCAGCTGTCCAAGGAGATGAAAGACG GTTCTATCTTCAAAGGCTTCCAGGAGGCTGGTATCCACTTCCTGCCCACGTACAAGTTTGACATCGGCAGTGACGTGTACGACACCAGCGCCAAACAGAGGACGCCATCGTACACC GACAGGATCTTGTTTCGGACCAGGTACGCAGATGACATCCACGTGCTCAAATACTCCAGCTGCTCCAGCATCAAGACCTCAGACCACCGACCAGTCATCGGCATCTACCACGTCAAACTGAAGGCGGGCCGAGACAC TATTCCATTGGGAGCGGGCCAGTTTGACCGCAGTCTGTACCTGGAGGGCATCAAGAGAAGGATCAGCAGGGAGTTGAAGATGAGAGAGGCCATGAAGAATCAAAGCAGCGTGTGCGTCATCTCGTGA
- the inpp5e gene encoding phosphatidylinositol polyphosphate 5-phosphatase type IV isoform X2, translating to MTENGVDGARPANNIPATVASDGRPPNAPSAERKMCKEFNNALKLQQAARNAAGDSPYQPRPPSLPSKWKARKMPQESVRARRLRSSQESLSDPVGSSTDSLKDVGSPTSEPNVATPEAFRKRGGSLSEFDRSPLSSAAEPRRDLPEHRLRASRLRLSPVQPVSAPLPALQHNFVSAALRAANRIDKDCSDYVARRSAERLLLHRNLSESDAGSDSVSVNSMRSTSSVLSPIKPQEVRNRSFLEGGGLGSGALLGVEELKRYFPDRRLGIYVVTWNMQGEKGLPSNLDDLLLPTDSEFAQDFYIIGVQEGCPDRREWETRLQESLGPHYVMLYAASHGVLHLSAFIRRDLIWFCSEVEHATVTTRIISQIKTKGAVAVAFTFFGTSFLFITSHFTSGDAKVYERILDYNKIVEALALPKGLPDTNPYRSTSSDVTTRFDQVFWFGDFNFRLGHERASVDSIIKRASGDDMDALMEHDQLSKEMKDGSIFKGFQEAGIHFLPTYKFDIGSDVYDTSAKQRTPSYTDLVSDQVRR from the exons ATGACGGAGAACGGAGTGGACGGCGCGAGGCCGGCCAACAACATCCCGGCGACGGTCGCCAGTGACGGCAGACCTCCCAATGCCCCCTCGGCGGAGCGCAAAATGTGCAAGGAGTTCAACAACGCCCTCAAACTGCAGCAGGCTGCGCGGAACGCGGCCGGGGACAGCCCGTACCAGCCTCGGCCGCCCTCGCTGCCCAGCAAGTGGAAGGCCAGGAAGATGCCGCAGGAGAGCGTCCGAGCCCGGAGGCTGAGATCCAGCCAGGAGAGTCTGAGCGACCCGGTGGGCTCGTCCACGGACTCCCTCAAGGACGTGGGCTCCCCCACGAGCGAGCCCAACGTGGCGACCCCCGAGGCGTTCCGGAAGCGAGGCGGCAGCCTGTCCGAGTTCGACCGCAGCCCGCTGAGCTCGGCCGCCGAGCCGCGGCGCGACCTCCCGGAGCACCGGCTGCGGGCCTCCAGGTTGCGCCTGTCGCCGGTGCAGCCCGTCTCGGCACCGCTGCCCGCCCTTCAGCACAACTTCGTGTCGGCCGCTCTGAGGGCCGCTAATCGGATTGACAAAGATTGCTCGGATTACGTCGCCAGGAGGAGCGCCGAGAGGCTGCTGCTGCACAGGAACCTGAGCGAAAGCGACGCCGGCTCGGATAGCGTGTCCGTCAACTCCATGAGATCCACCAGCAGCGTGCTGAGTCCCATCAAACCTCAGGAAGTTCGGAACAG GAGTTTTCTGGAGGGAGGAGGACTGGGCAGCGGCGCCCTGCTGGGGGTGGAGGAGCTCAAGCGCTACTTCCCGGACCGCAGGCTGGGCATATATGTGGTCACCTGGAACATGCAGGGGGAGAAG GGCCTCCCGTCCAATCTCGACGACCTCCTCCTTCCGACCGACTCAGAATTTGCGCAAGACTTTTACATTATCGGAGTGCAGGAAGGATGTCCTGACAG GAGGGAGTGGGAGACACGCCTCCAGGAGTCTCTGGGTCCACACTACGTGATGCTGTACGCGGCGTCCCACGGCGTCCTGCACCTCAGCGCCTTCATCCGCAGGGACCTGATCTGGTTCTGCTCCGAAGTGGAGCACGCCACCGTCACCACCAGGATCATCTCGCAGATCAAAACCAAAGGGGCAGTGGCTGTGGCCTTCACCTTCTTCGGCACGTCCTTCCTCTTCATCACATCACACTTCACCT CCGGAGATGCCAAAGTGTACGAGAGGATCTTGGACTACAACAAGATCGTGGAGGCGTTGGCACTTCCCAAGGGACTCCCGGATACCAACCCATACCGATCCACGTCAT CTGACGTCACCACGAGATTCGACCAGGTGTTCTGGTTCGGGGACTTCAACTTCCGTCTAGGTCACGAGCGGGCCAGCGTGGACAGTATCATCAAGCGTGCGTCCGGGGACGACATGGACGCCCTGATGGAACACGACCAGCTGTCCAAGGAGATGAAAGACG GTTCTATCTTCAAAGGCTTCCAGGAGGCTGGTATCCACTTCCTGCCCACGTACAAGTTTGACATCGGCAGTGACGTGTACGACACCAGCGCCAAACAGAGGACGCCATCGTACACC GATCTTGTTTCGGACCAGGTACGCAGATGA